A section of the Metabacillus endolithicus genome encodes:
- a CDS encoding exonuclease SbcCD subunit D — MRILHTADWHLGRALEGRSRLAEQADFIDELVRIVEEEKVDAILMAGDAFDTVNPPAAAEQLFYEGLSRLSDHGKRPIVVIAGNHDNPDRLSAASPLAGNHSIHLIGYPTTELIKLDIPSAGEQMMVAALAYPSEARLEQVLSQEHDEVLLRNKYDERIRDLFSIMSRQFQKNTVNIAMSHIHVAGGSSTDSERPIEVGGAYTVAATSMPEAAQYVALGHLHRPQNIKRASTLTRYSGSPLAYSFSEIGYAKSVTILDAEPNQPVVMKEIPLSSGKPLVKWKATEGISQVHSWLDEGKDHNAWIDLEIHLTSTLSIEEIHRLRKWHPGFIHIRPVFQAELEVAATRQSNIPIDQLFSQFYEKQTGGAKPEEELVRLFLELVQQDEEQEEGDEA, encoded by the coding sequence ATGCGTATTTTGCATACGGCAGATTGGCACCTTGGACGAGCGTTAGAAGGCCGTAGTAGATTAGCTGAGCAGGCTGATTTTATTGATGAGCTTGTAAGAATTGTTGAAGAAGAAAAAGTAGACGCCATATTAATGGCTGGTGATGCATTTGATACGGTTAACCCACCAGCTGCAGCGGAGCAACTGTTTTACGAAGGCCTTTCTAGATTATCAGATCATGGTAAACGTCCAATCGTTGTGATTGCAGGAAATCATGACAACCCTGACCGCTTATCTGCAGCATCACCTTTAGCTGGAAACCATTCTATCCATTTAATTGGTTATCCAACAACTGAATTGATTAAATTAGACATCCCGAGTGCTGGTGAGCAAATGATGGTCGCTGCACTGGCATATCCTTCAGAAGCAAGACTTGAACAAGTATTATCACAGGAGCATGATGAAGTGCTGCTGCGAAATAAATATGATGAACGTATACGTGATCTTTTTTCGATTATGAGTAGACAATTTCAAAAGAACACAGTAAATATTGCGATGAGTCATATTCATGTTGCAGGAGGAAGTTCAACAGATTCTGAACGTCCAATTGAAGTTGGTGGAGCTTATACGGTTGCAGCAACAAGTATGCCGGAGGCTGCTCAGTATGTTGCATTGGGTCATTTACACCGCCCACAAAATATTAAGCGTGCGAGCACATTAACTAGATACTCCGGTTCACCGCTTGCGTATAGCTTTTCAGAAATCGGCTATGCAAAATCTGTCACGATTTTAGATGCTGAACCAAATCAACCTGTTGTGATGAAGGAGATTCCATTATCATCTGGTAAACCTTTGGTGAAATGGAAAGCAACAGAGGGAATTAGTCAGGTTCATAGTTGGCTTGATGAAGGAAAAGATCACAATGCATGGATTGATTTAGAAATTCATTTAACTAGTACTCTTTCAATTGAGGAAATCCATCGCCTTCGTAAATGGCATCCAGGCTTTATTCATATCCGTCCTGTGTTCCAAGCTGAGCTGGAGGTTGCGGCAACACGACAATCAAATATCCCAATTGACCAATTGTTTTCACAGTTTTATGAAAAACAAACAGGTGGAGCAAAACCGGAAGAGGAGCTTGTTCGGTTATTTTTAGAACTCGTTCAGCAGGATGAGGAGCAAGAGGAAGGTGATGAAGCATGA
- a CDS encoding competence protein ComK, whose protein sequence is MIDTNKMVVEDYLINRFTMAILPGENRYITEVLELEQDLTVGKRPMDVIDQSCRYFGSSYNGRKEGTKDLMGITHKPPIVIDPTNSIYFFPTTSSTRPHCAWLSHSFVKEYVGTIEDNTCITFTNGKVITLPMSVGSFENQLFRTAQLRTIISSRIEQEQRKINMLLFPKGEKEVSSFYEQMIREMNRFQ, encoded by the coding sequence GTGATTGATACGAACAAAATGGTAGTGGAAGATTATCTTATTAACCGATTTACTATGGCCATTCTCCCTGGTGAAAATAGGTATATCACTGAGGTACTGGAGCTTGAGCAAGATCTTACTGTTGGAAAACGCCCAATGGATGTTATTGACCAAAGTTGCAGATATTTTGGGAGTAGTTATAATGGCAGGAAGGAAGGGACTAAAGACTTAATGGGAATTACACATAAACCACCAATTGTAATTGACCCGACAAACTCAATTTACTTCTTCCCAACAACATCCTCCACACGGCCGCATTGTGCATGGCTTTCACATAGTTTTGTGAAAGAATATGTAGGAACAATTGAAGACAATACTTGCATTACGTTTACAAATGGTAAAGTTATAACGTTACCAATGTCAGTAGGGTCCTTTGAAAATCAACTTTTCCGCACAGCACAGTTAAGAACGATTATTTCTTCAAGAATTGAACAAGAACAAAGAAAAATAAATATGCTTCTTTTTCCGAAAGGAGAGAAGGAAGTTAGTTCATTTTATGAACAAATGATAAGAGAAATGAATCGATTTCAATAA
- a CDS encoding TVP38/TMEM64 family protein, whose amino-acid sequence MNFETLQDIFTLEYLMELFETYRSFGPFFAILLPMLEAFFPFLPLVVFIVANVNSFGLWMGFFLSWIGACLGAIIVFVIMRKLGEWRVFKSLKEKKGIKKLLTWIERRGFSPLFLILCFPFTPSAAINVVAGLSRISYWQFILAVLSGKLVMIFLVSFIGQDLHALITKPIRSVIAGVVIFLLWFIGKRVEKRLNTTMTVEKKEH is encoded by the coding sequence ATGAACTTTGAGACGTTACAGGACATTTTTACATTAGAATATTTAATGGAGCTATTTGAGACCTATCGTTCATTTGGTCCATTTTTCGCGATATTATTACCAATGTTAGAAGCCTTTTTTCCATTTTTACCACTAGTTGTCTTTATTGTTGCCAATGTAAATTCATTTGGACTATGGATGGGATTTTTTTTATCTTGGATTGGGGCTTGTTTAGGTGCTATTATTGTATTCGTTATAATGAGGAAACTTGGCGAATGGAGAGTTTTTAAGAGCCTGAAAGAAAAAAAGGGAATTAAAAAGCTGTTAACCTGGATTGAAAGAAGAGGATTTAGTCCGCTTTTTCTAATTCTTTGTTTTCCGTTTACTCCGTCAGCAGCGATTAATGTTGTTGCAGGTTTGTCCAGAATTAGTTACTGGCAGTTTATATTGGCAGTTCTATCGGGTAAACTAGTCATGATTTTCTTGGTAAGTTTTATCGGGCAGGATCTGCACGCTCTTATAACAAAACCAATTCGATCTGTTATAGCAGGAGTTGTAATCTTTTTACTGTGGTTCATTGGAAAAAGAGTGGAAAAAAGATTGAATACTACCATGACGGTTGAGAAAAAAGAACACTAA
- the lepB gene encoding signal peptidase I: MKKRKIAFTAVGVCLTAIIVKNLIFVEYKVEGVSMQPTYEEGRLLSINKLSLYFSSLKRFDVVVFQLPNSDDIYVKRVIGLPGDELHYKDDQLYVNGKAVNEPFLSPEDLDVTKQTGNFTLEDIIDKGTIPKGYIFVIGDNRIQSRDSRHFGLVKMDDVIGIVGNEE; encoded by the coding sequence ATGAAAAAGCGTAAAATTGCTTTTACGGCAGTAGGAGTATGTTTAACGGCTATTATTGTGAAAAACTTGATCTTTGTTGAATATAAGGTAGAGGGAGTTTCCATGCAGCCAACATATGAGGAAGGAAGATTGCTGTCTATTAACAAGTTAAGCTTATATTTTTCCTCGTTAAAGAGATTTGATGTAGTCGTATTTCAACTCCCGAATAGTGACGACATTTATGTGAAAAGAGTGATTGGTCTCCCGGGTGATGAACTTCATTATAAGGATGATCAGCTTTATGTAAATGGAAAGGCTGTAAATGAACCTTTTCTTTCTCCCGAAGATCTTGATGTTACGAAGCAGACAGGAAACTTTACGCTCGAGGATATTATAGATAAGGGAACAATACCAAAAGGTTATATATTTGTTATAGGTGACAACCGTATTCAAAGCCGGGACAGTCGTCATTTTGGTTTAGTGAAAATGGATGATGTCATAGGAATTGTAGGTAATGAAGAATAA
- a CDS encoding MFS transporter codes for MSFVSIYEEFAQYYVEQEKELFYSRCIALIGTPLSLFSSFWIKKYSLINILLTCIAIIISSFVLMILTKHLIIITILSLFFVSAVSIFIPSLITFIGELAGDKRPTAISLYSFTLLTGASIGPLVANLLSFQYVLLLFIVLFGIAFIFLLSYNKLTQNKIRD; via the coding sequence ATGTCATTTGTTTCTATATACGAAGAATTTGCTCAATACTATGTTGAACAAGAAAAAGAACTTTTTTACAGTCGATGTATTGCCTTAATTGGTACGCCGCTTTCTTTATTCAGCAGCTTTTGGATTAAAAAATATTCCCTCATTAATATTTTGCTTACTTGCATAGCGATTATCATCTCTTCCTTTGTACTCATGATATTAACCAAACACCTAATAATAATCACCATCTTATCACTATTCTTTGTCTCTGCTGTCTCTATTTTTATTCCTTCACTCATTACATTTATCGGCGAATTGGCCGGAGATAAACGCCCAACAGCTATTTCTTTGTACTCATTTACCTTATTAACAGGTGCAAGCATTGGCCCACTCGTTGCAAACCTTTTATCTTTTCAATATGTACTTCTTTTATTTATTGTTTTGTTTGGAATTGCATTCATTTTTTTACTAAGTTATAACAAATTGACTCAAAACAAAATTAGAGACTGA
- a CDS encoding MFS transporter, which produces MMKDRIVELFFWFAAVCVASNIYLLIPIYTELAEGLSITYDEAVFSSTIFTFCYATGLLCFGPISASFSKRNVLFFGMIASFCLTLMITFSTSLTSFYLSRGLQGFVLGSFAPVAYAYCFDAFTVNRRTFIIAIINTGFLMAGIIGQLISSLTVNVLDWRLVFFISSGYVIYVCLSVPSIFFLMC; this is translated from the coding sequence ATGATGAAGGATCGTATCGTGGAACTGTTTTTCTGGTTTGCGGCTGTTTGTGTGGCTAGTAATATTTATTTACTTATTCCGATTTATACTGAACTTGCAGAAGGGCTGTCGATTACATATGATGAAGCTGTTTTTTCAAGTACAATCTTTACGTTTTGTTACGCAACAGGACTACTATGCTTTGGTCCTATATCAGCTTCATTTTCAAAAAGAAATGTATTATTTTTCGGCATGATTGCCTCCTTTTGCTTAACGCTAATGATCACCTTTTCCACTTCACTCACAAGTTTTTACCTTTCTAGAGGACTTCAAGGATTTGTGTTAGGAAGCTTTGCCCCTGTTGCTTATGCTTATTGCTTTGATGCGTTTACAGTAAACAGAAGAACATTCATTATTGCGATCATTAATACAGGGTTTTTAATGGCTGGTATTATTGGACAACTGATTAGTTCACTAACTGTGAATGTATTAGATTGGCGGCTCGTTTTTTTTATTTCTTCGGGGTATGTTATTTATGTTTGTCTCTCGGTGCCTTCTATCTTCTTCCTGATGTGCTAG
- the addB gene encoding helicase-exonuclease AddAB subunit AddB — translation MSIQFILGRSGTGKTETILNEIRDRLFQEPIGRPIIYLVPDQMTFGAEYELIRTPNLGGMIRAQTFSFSRLAWRVLQETGGMTRHHLSGTGIQMLLRKLVEEYKQDFKVFAKASDKNGFIEQLEVMLTEFKRYCLSPQELEEFVANAQTEHDRKSLTDKLHDMAILYKQLEIQLSHKYVDSEDYLKLLAEKVENSSYLQSADIYIDGFHSFTPQEYEVVAALMKHAQNVKIALTADKAYKEFLPHELHLFQMTGKTYNTILKLATEAGKQVDEPILLKEQHRYAGSQSLQHLEAFYDIRPTTVFDQDPGVTIYQAANRRSEVEGIAREIQSLIRNGQYRYRDLALLIRNSNDYRDVIEQVFRDYEVPFFIDQKRSMLNHPLVELIRSTIEIINGFWRYEAVFRAVKTELLFPTEKDKYVMREDMDLLENYVLSYGIQGSKWTNGDRFRYRRFYSLDDEFVVTDDEKEMEDKLNQLRELIVQPIQTLHKRLKKSQNGQEMAEALFLYLEELHIPKKLEALRIAAEEKGLLLEAREHDQVWQAVINLLDEFVEMMAEEPVSLKLFSEMLETGLESMKFSLVPPAIDQVLIADLEKSRFFNVKCSFIVGVNDGVIPARPKEEGILTEDDREALHYQGVNLAPTARQQLLDENFIIYMALSSSSEKLYLSYAMADEEGKALLPSVIIKRMEEMFPTIKQQRLLNEPEQLSPKEQLSFIVNQHVTLSYVTSQLQSWKRGYPIHSLWWDAYNYFVSSDNQQLTQKVLSSLTYENKPEQLETSVSRELYGEHIQGSVSRMEKFNSCPFSHFASHGLKLRERQFFKLEAPDIGQMFHSALKLISDRLHQLKLDWKELTKDQCERLSNDAVEQLAPRLQKEILLSSNRYHYIKRKLQKILARASSILSEHAKASGFAPVGLELGFGKGGELPPIRFTLPNGCTMEVAGRIDRVDKATGSNGVLLRIVDYKSSEKNVQLSEVYYGLALQMLTYLDVIISNSKLWLGIEATPAGVLYFHVHDPMIQASSLLPEEKLDDEIFKKFKMKGLLLGDEEAVKMMDHSLTEGSSSNIIAAGLKKDGGFRSTSSIASEAEFELLRHHVRSTFKKIGTNITDGIIDISPYKLKDKMPCTYCEYKSVCQFDESLEENNYRILKSEKNDEVLKRMREEAGVDE, via the coding sequence ATGAGTATTCAATTTATTTTGGGGCGTTCTGGAACCGGGAAAACAGAGACGATTTTAAACGAAATAAGAGACAGGCTCTTTCAAGAACCAATTGGCCGTCCAATTATTTATCTCGTACCAGACCAAATGACGTTTGGAGCAGAATATGAGTTAATACGTACACCAAATTTAGGTGGGATGATTCGTGCACAAACATTTAGCTTTAGTCGTTTAGCTTGGAGAGTTTTACAGGAAACAGGGGGAATGACTCGTCATCATTTATCTGGTACTGGAATTCAAATGCTTCTCCGAAAACTCGTTGAGGAGTATAAACAAGATTTTAAAGTATTCGCCAAAGCAAGTGATAAAAATGGCTTTATTGAACAGCTGGAAGTAATGTTAACAGAATTTAAACGATATTGCTTATCACCTCAAGAGTTGGAAGAATTTGTAGCAAATGCTCAAACCGAGCATGATCGTAAATCATTAACCGATAAACTTCATGACATGGCCATTCTTTATAAACAACTGGAAATTCAATTAAGTCATAAATACGTAGATTCTGAGGATTATTTGAAGCTATTAGCTGAAAAAGTAGAAAACTCAAGTTATTTACAATCTGCTGATATTTATATTGATGGCTTTCATAGCTTTACGCCACAAGAATACGAAGTGGTTGCTGCCTTAATGAAGCATGCGCAAAATGTAAAGATTGCTCTTACTGCAGATAAAGCATATAAGGAATTCCTGCCTCATGAATTGCACTTATTTCAAATGACAGGAAAAACGTACAATACGATTCTCAAGCTGGCTACTGAAGCAGGTAAACAAGTGGATGAGCCGATACTTCTTAAAGAACAGCATCGCTATGCTGGTAGTCAATCGTTACAACATTTAGAAGCATTTTATGATATAAGACCAACAACTGTTTTTGATCAAGATCCTGGTGTTACGATTTATCAGGCTGCAAATCGCCGCTCTGAGGTTGAAGGAATTGCAAGGGAAATTCAATCACTTATTAGAAATGGTCAATATCGTTATCGTGATCTTGCTCTGCTTATACGGAATTCCAATGATTATCGTGATGTGATTGAACAGGTATTCCGTGATTATGAAGTCCCGTTTTTTATTGATCAAAAGCGTTCTATGCTCAATCATCCGTTAGTAGAGTTAATCCGCTCCACAATCGAGATTATCAATGGGTTTTGGCGTTATGAAGCGGTGTTTCGAGCAGTGAAAACAGAGTTGCTGTTTCCAACTGAAAAAGACAAATATGTTATGAGAGAAGATATGGACTTATTAGAAAACTATGTTCTTTCGTATGGCATTCAAGGATCAAAGTGGACAAATGGAGATCGTTTCCGTTACCGCCGTTTCTATTCTCTTGATGATGAATTTGTTGTCACAGATGATGAAAAAGAAATGGAGGACAAGCTAAATCAGTTACGAGAGCTTATTGTTCAACCAATTCAAACTCTGCATAAAAGGTTAAAGAAAAGTCAAAATGGTCAAGAGATGGCAGAAGCTTTGTTTCTTTATTTAGAAGAATTGCACATTCCCAAAAAGCTTGAAGCACTTCGGATTGCAGCAGAAGAAAAAGGTTTGTTATTAGAAGCGAGAGAGCATGATCAGGTTTGGCAGGCCGTTATAAACTTATTAGACGAGTTTGTTGAAATGATGGCGGAAGAGCCTGTGTCTTTAAAGCTTTTCTCAGAGATGCTTGAAACGGGTCTTGAGTCAATGAAATTCTCGTTAGTGCCACCAGCCATTGACCAGGTGTTGATTGCAGATCTTGAAAAATCCAGGTTTTTCAACGTGAAGTGCTCATTTATTGTTGGAGTAAATGATGGCGTTATTCCTGCTAGACCAAAGGAGGAAGGCATTTTAACAGAAGACGATCGAGAGGCTCTTCATTATCAGGGAGTAAATCTTGCACCAACCGCAAGACAGCAGCTTCTTGATGAAAACTTTATCATTTATATGGCATTATCAAGTTCTTCTGAAAAATTATATCTCTCCTATGCGATGGCTGATGAAGAAGGAAAGGCATTGTTGCCTTCTGTCATTATCAAGCGAATGGAAGAAATGTTTCCAACAATAAAGCAGCAGCGATTGTTAAATGAGCCTGAGCAGCTTTCTCCAAAAGAGCAGCTCTCGTTCATCGTAAACCAGCATGTAACACTTTCTTATGTTACATCTCAATTGCAATCGTGGAAAAGAGGATATCCGATTCACTCATTATGGTGGGATGCTTATAACTACTTTGTATCATCCGACAATCAACAACTAACGCAAAAGGTGCTAAGCAGTTTAACGTATGAAAACAAGCCAGAACAGCTAGAAACATCTGTTAGTCGTGAGCTATATGGTGAACATATTCAAGGAAGTGTGTCGCGAATGGAGAAATTCAACAGCTGCCCATTCTCTCATTTTGCTTCACATGGTTTAAAGCTAAGAGAAAGACAGTTTTTCAAGCTTGAGGCACCTGATATAGGGCAAATGTTCCACTCTGCCTTGAAACTGATTTCTGATCGCTTACATCAATTAAAGTTGGATTGGAAAGAGTTAACGAAGGATCAATGTGAGCGACTTTCTAATGATGCGGTTGAGCAGCTTGCACCAAGATTGCAAAAAGAAATCCTGTTAAGCTCCAATCGTTATCATTATATCAAGCGAAAGCTACAGAAAATTCTTGCTCGGGCATCATCCATTCTAAGTGAACACGCAAAGGCGAGTGGCTTTGCACCAGTCGGCCTAGAGCTCGGCTTTGGTAAAGGTGGGGAACTACCACCAATTCGTTTTACATTGCCAAATGGTTGTACGATGGAGGTAGCCGGAAGAATTGATAGAGTTGATAAAGCAACAGGATCAAATGGTGTACTGTTAAGAATTGTTGACTATAAGTCGAGTGAAAAAAATGTACAGCTTTCTGAGGTTTATTATGGTTTAGCTCTTCAAATGCTCACCTATTTAGATGTTATTATTTCAAACTCAAAGCTGTGGCTTGGAATTGAAGCTACTCCTGCCGGGGTATTATATTTCCATGTTCATGATCCGATGATTCAGGCTTCATCTCTTTTACCGGAAGAAAAGCTTGATGATGAAATTTTTAAAAAGTTTAAAATGAAAGGACTTTTACTCGGTGATGAGGAAGCAGTGAAAATGATGGATCATTCTCTTACTGAAGGAAGCAGTTCAAACATTATTGCAGCCGGTTTGAAAAAGGATGGAGGATTCCGCTCAACATCCTCTATAGCGAGTGAAGCTGAATTTGAATTATTACGTCATCATGTGCGATCTACTTTCAAGAAAATTGGAACGAATATTACAGATGGAATAATCGATATTAGCCCTTATAAGCTTAAGGATAAAATGCCATGTACGTATTGTGAATATAAGTCTGTATGTCAATTTGATGAATCGTTAGAGGAAAATAACTACCGCATCTTAAAAAGTGAAAAAAATGATGAGGTGTTAAAACGAATGAGAGAGGAGGCTGGAGTTGATGAGTGA
- a CDS encoding thiolase family protein: MREVVITSAVRTPIGSFGGAFKDLLPTQLAVPVLDEVVKRSKLQKQDVEEVILGHCIQRTDEPNTARTAALLAEFPDTTTGYTIQRQCASGLQAILSAAMQIQTGHSNIVIAGGVEVMSSSPYLLKQHRWGSRLQHGQVTDSVWEILEDPIHHIMMGETAENVAEEYGITRKEQDELALSSHNRALAAIESGKFAEEILPISVKTRKGENIVSQDEGPRQVTSEKLAALAPIFKENGTVTAGNASSLNDGAAALVLMAKEEAEKRGLAILAKISHYSVAGVDPKVMGIGPVPAIQKGLASLNWSVQDLDVVEINEAFAAQYLAVEKQLELDREKVNVNGSGISLGHPIGCTGSRIVVSLLHEMQRREAQKGLASLCVGGGIGVALFMERD; encoded by the coding sequence ATGCGGGAGGTAGTGATTACTTCAGCTGTGCGAACACCTATCGGTTCTTTTGGAGGCGCTTTCAAAGATCTGTTGCCTACACAATTGGCTGTACCTGTTTTAGACGAGGTTGTAAAAAGAAGTAAGCTTCAAAAGCAGGATGTGGAAGAAGTGATTTTAGGTCATTGTATCCAAAGGACAGATGAACCTAATACAGCTAGGACAGCGGCTCTATTAGCTGAATTTCCTGATACAACAACGGGGTATACGATCCAGCGACAGTGTGCATCAGGGTTGCAGGCTATTTTATCTGCTGCTATGCAAATTCAAACAGGACATTCGAATATTGTGATAGCAGGCGGAGTGGAGGTAATGAGCTCAAGTCCATACTTACTTAAGCAGCATCGATGGGGATCACGTCTTCAGCATGGCCAGGTAACAGACAGTGTGTGGGAAATATTAGAGGATCCAATTCACCATATTATGATGGGGGAAACAGCTGAAAATGTGGCAGAGGAATATGGTATTACAAGAAAAGAGCAGGATGAACTTGCATTATCAAGTCATAATCGTGCTTTAGCGGCAATTGAAAGTGGAAAGTTTGCAGAAGAAATCTTGCCAATAAGTGTGAAAACACGTAAAGGAGAAAATATTGTTTCTCAAGATGAGGGGCCACGACAGGTTACAAGTGAAAAGCTTGCGGCTCTAGCACCGATTTTTAAGGAGAACGGAACGGTTACAGCTGGGAATGCTTCTTCCTTGAATGACGGCGCAGCTGCACTTGTTTTAATGGCAAAGGAAGAAGCGGAAAAAAGAGGCTTAGCTATTTTAGCAAAAATATCCCACTATTCTGTAGCAGGGGTAGATCCAAAAGTAATGGGAATCGGTCCTGTTCCAGCCATTCAAAAGGGGTTAGCATCATTAAATTGGTCTGTTCAGGATCTAGACGTTGTTGAAATAAATGAAGCCTTCGCTGCTCAATATCTTGCTGTAGAGAAACAGCTGGAACTGGATAGAGAAAAAGTCAATGTTAATGGAAGTGGAATTAGTTTGGGGCATCCAATTGGCTGTACAGGTTCTCGTATTGTTGTTAGTCTTTTACATGAGATGCAAAGAAGAGAGGCACAAAAAGGTCTTGCTTCATTATGTGTAGGTGGTGGCATAGGGGTAGCGCTGTTTATGGAAAGAGACTAA